A stretch of the Bubalus kerabau isolate K-KA32 ecotype Philippines breed swamp buffalo chromosome 11, PCC_UOA_SB_1v2, whole genome shotgun sequence genome encodes the following:
- the MED22 gene encoding mediator of RNA polymerase II transcription subunit 22 isoform X2, with translation MAQQRALPQSKETLLQSYNKRLKDDVKSIMDNFTEIIKTAKIEDETQVSRATQGEQDNYEMHVRAANIVRAGESLMKLVSDLKQFLILNDFPSVNEAIDQRNQQLRALQEECDRKLIALRDEVSIDLYELEEEYYSSSSSLCEANDLPLCEAYWRLDPDTDSTDCLSAPLLASPEPSAGGPLQAAAPTHSHAGGPGPTEHA, from the exons ATGGCCCAGCAGAGAGCCCTGCCGCAGAGCAAGGAGACGCTGCTGCAGTCTTACAACAAGCGGCTTAAGGACGATGTCAAGTCCATCATGGACAACTTCACTGAGATCATCAAGACCGCCAAG ATTGAGGACGAGACGCAGGTGTCGAGGGCCACTCAGGGCGAGCAGGACAACTACGAGATGCACGTGAGAGCTGCCAACATC GTCCGAGCCGGCGAGTCCCTGATGAAGCTGGTGTCTGACCTCAAGCAGTTCCTCATCCTCAACGACTTCCCGTCGGTGAACGAGGCCATCGACCAGCGTAACCAGCAGCTGCGAGCCCTGCAGGAGGAGTGTGACCGGAAGCTCATCGCGCTGCGGGACGAGGTCTCCATCGACCTGTACGAGCTGGAGGAGGAGTATTACTCGTCCAG CTCAAGTCTATGCGAAGCTAATGATCTGCCTCTGTGCGAAGCTTACTGGAGGCTGGACCCGGACACAGACTCCACTGACTGCCTCTCAGCCCCTCTGCTCGCATCCCCGGAGCCCAGTGCTGGCGGCCCCCTGCAGGCTGCAGCCCCCACCCACTCCCACGCTGGTGGCCCCGGGCCCACGGAGCACGCCTGA
- the MED22 gene encoding mediator of RNA polymerase II transcription subunit 22 isoform X1, with protein MAQQRALPQSKETLLQSYNKRLKDDVKSIMDNFTEIIKTAKIEDETQVSRATQGEQDNYEMHVRAANIVSHQVRAGESLMKLVSDLKQFLILNDFPSVNEAIDQRNQQLRALQEECDRKLIALRDEVSIDLYELEEEYYSSSSSLCEANDLPLCEAYWRLDPDTDSTDCLSAPLLASPEPSAGGPLQAAAPTHSHAGGPGPTEHA; from the exons ATGGCCCAGCAGAGAGCCCTGCCGCAGAGCAAGGAGACGCTGCTGCAGTCTTACAACAAGCGGCTTAAGGACGATGTCAAGTCCATCATGGACAACTTCACTGAGATCATCAAGACCGCCAAG ATTGAGGACGAGACGCAGGTGTCGAGGGCCACTCAGGGCGAGCAGGACAACTACGAGATGCACGTGAGAGCTGCCAACATCGTGAGTCACCAG GTCCGAGCCGGCGAGTCCCTGATGAAGCTGGTGTCTGACCTCAAGCAGTTCCTCATCCTCAACGACTTCCCGTCGGTGAACGAGGCCATCGACCAGCGTAACCAGCAGCTGCGAGCCCTGCAGGAGGAGTGTGACCGGAAGCTCATCGCGCTGCGGGACGAGGTCTCCATCGACCTGTACGAGCTGGAGGAGGAGTATTACTCGTCCAG CTCAAGTCTATGCGAAGCTAATGATCTGCCTCTGTGCGAAGCTTACTGGAGGCTGGACCCGGACACAGACTCCACTGACTGCCTCTCAGCCCCTCTGCTCGCATCCCCGGAGCCCAGTGCTGGCGGCCCCCTGCAGGCTGCAGCCCCCACCCACTCCCACGCTGGTGGCCCCGGGCCCACGGAGCACGCCTGA